The Halogeometricum rufum genome has a segment encoding these proteins:
- a CDS encoding HVO_2523 family zinc finger protein produces MSDSETEGDVEAVRGRPCPLCGASMARRHCKYVCPEHGVVYDCSDTFW; encoded by the coding sequence GTGAGCGACTCGGAGACGGAAGGAGACGTCGAGGCGGTTCGCGGCCGGCCGTGTCCGCTCTGCGGCGCGTCGATGGCCCGCCGCCACTGCAAGTACGTCTGTCCCGAACACGGCGTCGTCTACGACTGCAGCGACACCTTCTGGTGA
- a CDS encoding ArsR/SmtB family transcription factor, producing MEKALWYLFAGTRGGENRVRIVRALSDRPMNANQLATELELGYRTIRHHLELLEEHGVVEGGDNDYGKLYFLTDRFQTHRETFDRITEQLD from the coding sequence ATGGAGAAGGCGCTCTGGTATCTGTTCGCGGGGACGCGGGGTGGAGAGAACCGCGTCCGTATCGTGCGAGCACTCTCCGACCGACCGATGAACGCGAATCAACTCGCCACGGAACTGGAGTTGGGGTATCGGACGATACGCCACCACCTCGAACTGCTCGAAGAACACGGCGTCGTCGAGGGCGGCGACAACGACTACGGGAAGCTGTACTTCCTCACGGACCGGTTCCAGACGCACAGGGAGACGTTCGACCGAATCACGGAGCAACTGGACTGA
- a CDS encoding low molecular weight phosphatase family protein → MPNESTTKLGFVCVQNAGRSQMSTAFAEREREERDLGDEVEILTGGTRPAETVHEEVVTVMGELDVDLSDRTPREVSTAELESCDIVATMGCSTLELDADDVDVRDWALADPDGQSLDQVREIRDTIERRVEELFDEVEPRIAQQR, encoded by the coding sequence ATGCCGAACGAGTCGACGACGAAACTCGGGTTCGTATGTGTACAGAACGCTGGCCGCAGCCAGATGTCGACGGCGTTCGCCGAACGTGAGCGGGAAGAACGTGACCTCGGTGACGAGGTCGAGATACTCACGGGTGGCACACGTCCTGCCGAGACGGTCCACGAAGAAGTCGTCACGGTGATGGGCGAACTCGACGTCGACCTCTCGGACCGAACCCCGAGAGAAGTCTCGACGGCTGAACTCGAATCGTGCGACATCGTAGCGACCATGGGCTGTTCGACGCTCGAACTCGATGCCGACGACGTCGACGTCCGCGACTGGGCGTTAGCGGATCCCGACGGACAGAGTCTCGATCAGGTGCGTGAGATTCGTGATACCATCGAACGACGGGTCGAAGAGCTGTTCGACGAAGTCGAACCACGGATTGCACAGCAGCGGTAG
- a CDS encoding ArsR/SmtB family transcription factor, protein MSSTERLQRYLASERGGCGDDEVTERLAELEELDAVAGGPALEDDVGVLSALANETRYKIVRILHVADEELCVCEFSPLLDVSDSAISHALSQLTDAGLLTRRKDGKWRKYRATPRANAVVVALDGSRGL, encoded by the coding sequence ATGTCATCCACCGAGCGACTGCAGCGCTATCTCGCTAGTGAACGGGGTGGTTGTGGCGACGACGAAGTTACCGAACGGTTGGCTGAACTCGAGGAGTTAGACGCGGTCGCCGGCGGCCCGGCTCTCGAAGACGACGTCGGAGTACTCTCGGCACTCGCCAACGAGACTCGGTACAAAATCGTCCGCATTCTCCACGTCGCCGACGAGGAGCTTTGCGTCTGTGAGTTCTCTCCGCTGCTCGACGTCAGCGACAGCGCGATCAGCCACGCGCTGTCTCAGCTAACGGACGCCGGGCTACTCACCCGCCGAAAGGACGGCAAGTGGCGAAAGTACCGTGCGACTCCACGAGCCAACGCCGTTGTCGTCGCCCTCGACGGATCGCGGGGATTGTGA